The following are from one region of the Methanospirillum hungatei genome:
- a CDS encoding formylmethanofuran dehydrogenase subunit C: MMQVTLTMKSRAKPFIPIEAEMIIPMNFIGNRELFVWEGNKKRRLEDIFTVRKEGNVNSPENIVVVLRGDTSRVKRVGEYMSSGTITIEGDIGMHCGNFMRGGNIAIHGNADGWLGREMRAGSIVCHGNAGDYCGSGYRGEKRGMRGGKIEVFGNAGDYLGEYLTGGEIHVHGNAGMFAGAEMRGGSLIIDGDVWIPGANMAKGTLVIRGRVYNMLPSFEKIEEKEGMMIYHGDVANKGKGEMIIEMSTEDST; this comes from the coding sequence ATGATGCAGGTCACCCTTACCATGAAATCAAGGGCAAAGCCATTCATACCCATAGAGGCTGAAATGATCATTCCAATGAATTTTATTGGTAATCGGGAGCTTTTTGTATGGGAAGGTAACAAAAAACGCCGTCTTGAAGATATTTTTACTGTCAGAAAGGAAGGGAACGTCAACTCCCCGGAGAATATCGTTGTAGTCTTAAGGGGAGATACAAGCCGGGTTAAAAGGGTTGGTGAGTATATGTCCTCCGGAACGATCACCATCGAAGGTGATATCGGAATGCATTGCGGTAATTTCATGCGAGGTGGAAATATTGCGATTCACGGGAATGCTGATGGCTGGCTTGGCCGTGAGATGCGGGCCGGATCAATAGTATGTCATGGGAATGCCGGCGATTATTGTGGATCCGGGTACCGTGGTGAAAAAAGAGGTATGCGAGGTGGTAAGATAGAAGTGTTTGGAAACGCTGGAGACTATCTTGGAGAATACCTGACCGGAGGAGAGATTCATGTGCATGGAAATGCAGGAATGTTTGCCGGGGCCGAAATGCGGGGAGGCTCGTTAATAATTGATGGAGATGTCTGGATTCCCGGAGCGAATATGGCAAAAGGGACGTTAGTAATCCGGGGAAGGGTATATAATATGCTCCCATCATTTGAGAAGATAGAGGAGAAGGAGGGTATGATGATATACCACGGGGATGTTGCAAACAAAGGGAAGGGGGAGATGATAATTGAAATGTCAACTGAAGATAGCACATGA
- a CDS encoding NADH-quinone oxidoreductase subunit B family protein encodes MTLLQSVKNAVRQRSIHVCYVDTGSCNGCDIEVLACLSPRYDLEQYGIYVHNNPREADVLLVIGGVTPQWEDKLKMVWDKIPEPKVAVSIGNCPISGCVFSRPQTLTKAPAKSYIPIAAEVPGCPPRPTEIIQAILSVAPLIFKDWEIRR; translated from the coding sequence ATGACATTGCTTCAGTCAGTAAAAAATGCTGTCAGACAACGATCCATTCATGTCTGTTATGTAGATACTGGTTCTTGTAATGGGTGTGATATCGAAGTCCTGGCATGTCTGTCTCCCCGTTATGATCTTGAACAATACGGTATCTATGTCCATAATAATCCCCGTGAAGCGGATGTACTTCTGGTTATCGGAGGTGTGACGCCCCAGTGGGAAGACAAATTGAAAATGGTATGGGATAAAATCCCTGAACCCAAGGTAGCGGTGTCCATTGGAAACTGCCCGATATCGGGATGTGTCTTTTCAAGGCCACAGACACTCACAAAAGCTCCTGCTAAGAGTTATATCCCGATTGCTGCAGAGGTTCCCGGCTGTCCTCCACGACCTACAGAGATCATTCAGGCAATCCTATCAGTAGCTCCTCTGATTTTCAAAGACTGGGAGATCCGGAGATGA
- a CDS encoding nickel-dependent hydrogenase large subunit, with protein sequence MRKTVDVSIPLGPVHPIFKEPCRIKCETFGEQILAAEVELGYMKKGIERIMVGRPWQEVMFLAERVCGICSVIHNFVFIETMEKISGVMVPDRAAYLRVLANELDRMQSHLIANFSYCYTIEHETIGMYLLNIRETVMDMLEYLTGARVTCAYIIPGGVRFDPDSEDLTRIMNAMDDVERETRRYMNMFESGPLIGLRSKGIGVMTREQAELIHAVGPTARACGITTDCRSDHPTYQRLNFSPLVRTEGDNYARVMLRFQEILQSVDLIRSVIRTLPEGKIRGGGTIGRGETTHQGEAPRGELTYRVKSDTHGRIQEISIQTPSIMNIEACARYMIPGVTSVADVTAAYISSDPCIACTER encoded by the coding sequence ATGAGAAAAACAGTTGATGTATCAATTCCGCTCGGACCAGTACATCCCATCTTCAAGGAACCATGCCGGATAAAGTGTGAGACATTCGGCGAACAGATCCTTGCAGCAGAAGTAGAGCTTGGATACATGAAGAAAGGAATAGAACGGATAATGGTCGGCAGACCCTGGCAGGAAGTCATGTTCCTTGCTGAACGGGTGTGTGGAATCTGTTCAGTCATCCATAACTTTGTGTTTATCGAGACGATGGAGAAGATATCAGGAGTCATGGTTCCAGATCGGGCAGCATACCTCCGGGTGTTGGCAAATGAGCTAGACCGGATGCAAAGTCACCTCATTGCAAACTTCTCGTACTGTTATACCATCGAACATGAGACCATCGGGATGTATCTCCTCAATATCCGTGAAACGGTCATGGACATGCTCGAATATCTTACCGGTGCCAGGGTTACCTGTGCATATATCATTCCGGGAGGAGTACGGTTTGACCCTGATAGTGAAGACCTTACGCGGATTATGAACGCCATGGATGATGTTGAGCGTGAAACCCGCCGGTACATGAATATGTTTGAATCCGGACCGCTTATCGGACTTCGAAGTAAGGGAATCGGAGTGATGACACGGGAGCAGGCAGAGCTCATCCACGCAGTCGGGCCCACTGCACGGGCCTGTGGTATTACAACCGACTGCAGGTCAGATCATCCGACATACCAGAGACTGAACTTCTCGCCTCTCGTACGGACTGAAGGGGATAACTATGCCAGGGTTATGCTTCGTTTCCAGGAAATATTACAGAGTGTGGATCTGATTAGATCAGTTATCCGTACCCTGCCAGAGGGAAAAATACGGGGAGGAGGTACTATTGGAAGAGGAGAGACCACTCATCAGGGTGAAGCACCCCGGGGAGAACTAACCTACCGGGTAAAATCAGACACCCATGGAAGAATCCAGGAGATATCTATCCAGACCCCGTCTATTATGAACATCGAAGCATGTGCACGATACATGATTCCGGGTGTAACATCGGTTGCAGATGTCACTGCGGCATATATCAGCTCTGACCCGTGTATTGCCTGTACTGAGAGGTAA
- a CDS encoding glycosyltransferase family 2 protein — translation MDPLVSMVMPVYNGEKFVVETINSILNQSYSNFEFIIVDDGSTDSTYALISSISDSRIKIIKNEENKGIAYSFNVGIANSKGKYIAHIGADDLAHNDRFKYQVDFLENNPMVGICGTQATFFGIKKGVSNMPLTHDEIASSIIFRSPMIHATIMGRSEIFRENQYFSTPTGEDWNLWYRLIPKTKFANLKQNLGSIRYHYESTTQKNLSKGLIVEREWRKKMLSDLGIKLKNNHETIFIECFSKCNFHRYYIFPFFSLTYIAIILIQGNFMKKIYPKRGFAITMMKRLGRCLIEWVRYIGGFFKKGLSHVDSV, via the coding sequence TTGGATCCTCTAGTCTCTATGGTTATGCCTGTATATAATGGAGAAAAATTTGTAGTGGAAACAATAAATAGTATTTTAAATCAAAGTTATTCAAATTTTGAGTTTATTATTGTTGACGATGGGTCAACTGACTCAACCTATGCTCTTATTTCATCTATTTCTGATTCACGAATAAAGATTATTAAAAATGAAGAAAATAAAGGCATTGCATATTCTTTCAATGTAGGTATAGCAAATTCAAAAGGAAAATATATCGCTCATATTGGAGCAGATGATCTTGCTCATAATGATCGATTTAAATACCAAGTTGACTTTTTAGAGAACAACCCAATGGTCGGGATATGTGGGACCCAGGCGACTTTTTTTGGAATAAAAAAAGGAGTTTCGAATATGCCATTAACTCATGATGAAATAGCTTCTTCAATAATTTTTCGATCCCCAATGATCCATGCAACAATAATGGGTAGATCTGAAATATTTCGAGAAAACCAATACTTTTCAACACCCACAGGCGAAGACTGGAATTTATGGTACCGCTTAATTCCCAAAACAAAATTTGCAAATCTTAAGCAAAATCTTGGATCAATCAGGTACCATTACGAATCCACGACACAAAAAAATTTGTCAAAAGGTCTGATTGTTGAAAGAGAATGGAGAAAAAAAATGTTATCTGATTTAGGAATTAAATTAAAAAACAATCATGAAACGATTTTTATTGAATGCTTTTCTAAATGTAATTTTCATAGATATTACATCTTCCCCTTCTTTTCATTAACATATATAGCCATAATTTTAATACAAGGTAATTTCATGAAAAAAATATATCCAAAAAGGGGATTTGCAATTACGATGATGAAAAGACTTGGACGTTGCTTAATAGAATGGGTCAGATATATTGGAGGATTTTTTAAAAAAGGATTATCCCATGTTGATAGCGTTTGA
- a CDS encoding molybdopterin dinucleotide binding domain-containing protein produces MKIRINTGRTVVQGSHVDQKNSSEYYREASTIRLNPVDMMEMGVDDGERVMVTVSDGSVVLRAISDETIKRGTGFLPLGPYANYLVGGTTHSTGMPDFKEAEGEIEGTGDKIPSVGELMRKLGGVPYGR; encoded by the coding sequence ATGAAAATCCGAATAAATACTGGCAGAACTGTTGTGCAGGGTTCTCACGTAGATCAGAAAAATTCATCAGAATATTACCGGGAGGCATCCACAATACGACTCAATCCTGTTGATATGATGGAGATGGGGGTCGATGATGGTGAACGGGTCATGGTTACGGTATCAGATGGATCAGTTGTACTCCGGGCCATTTCTGATGAAACTATAAAAAGAGGAACCGGATTTCTACCACTCGGACCATATGCAAATTACCTTGTCGGAGGAACCACTCATAGCACAGGGATGCCTGATTTTAAAGAGGCAGAAGGAGAGATAGAGGGGACCGGGGACAAAATTCCAAGTGTTGGTGAACTAATGCGAAAACTGGGTGGTGTCCCATATGGTAGATAA
- a CDS encoding formylmethanofuran dehydrogenase subunit A — protein MRELLIKNAFVIDPLQGIHGDIMDIPIRDGRIVDKVSGTSQVIDAGKNLTLPGGIDSHTHVCGTKVNFGRYMSPEDMRAGRTPRRGPMYPTSGYTVPTTYGNSYRYSKMGYTTLLEGAMAPMEARHTHEEFAATPMQDMLANTLFDGNWSLFEAVGDNDIRQAAAVIGWTLSAVKGFGIKLTNPGGTEAWGFGDDLSGIDEVVPNWDITPRQIIDVTIKACEYLHLPHSVHLHCNNLGMPGNYRTTLQTLDIPSDLNSDRQTLYLTHVQFHSYGGNTWGDIRSEAEKIAGSVNIKPQVVIDMGQVMFGRTMTMTADGPMEFRLYTLHRNKWSNHDVELETGSGVIPVYYSRKSLVNSIMWAIGLELALLIKNPWQCMLTTDNPNGAPFVKYPEIIGLLMSNKYREKELGQVHKLTTERTSLGTIDRELSYEDIAVMTRSGQAKALGLIEQGKGHFREGSLADIAIYPLKPDQTDPSLQYEEVIGAFQQTLYTLKDGIVVSKDGEVIRGVANRTFWVHSDLPDDMDIMKSPRFVEKFSRFYSVDLENYLVQDEYVKRGVAIKTGVDK, from the coding sequence ATGCGTGAGCTCCTGATAAAAAATGCCTTTGTTATTGATCCTCTTCAGGGAATCCATGGGGATATTATGGATATTCCCATCCGTGATGGCCGGATTGTCGACAAAGTCTCTGGAACCAGTCAGGTCATTGACGCTGGAAAAAATCTCACTCTTCCGGGTGGAATTGATTCACATACCCATGTTTGTGGAACAAAAGTGAATTTTGGCAGATATATGAGCCCTGAAGATATGAGGGCCGGAAGAACTCCACGACGTGGGCCTATGTATCCTACATCAGGATATACTGTACCGACTACGTATGGGAACAGTTACCGGTACAGCAAAATGGGGTACACAACGCTCCTTGAAGGGGCAATGGCACCTATGGAAGCCCGCCACACCCATGAGGAGTTTGCTGCAACTCCCATGCAGGATATGCTTGCAAATACTCTTTTTGATGGAAATTGGAGTCTTTTTGAAGCAGTGGGTGACAATGATATCAGACAAGCGGCGGCTGTTATCGGATGGACACTTTCTGCAGTCAAGGGTTTTGGTATTAAATTAACGAATCCGGGAGGAACTGAAGCTTGGGGATTTGGTGATGATCTTTCAGGAATTGATGAGGTGGTTCCAAACTGGGATATTACCCCCAGACAGATCATTGATGTCACGATAAAAGCCTGCGAATACCTGCACCTTCCCCACTCGGTTCACCTCCACTGCAATAACCTTGGGATGCCGGGAAATTATCGAACGACACTACAGACCCTTGACATTCCATCTGACCTGAATTCGGACCGACAGACATTGTATCTCACCCATGTTCAGTTCCATTCCTATGGGGGGAATACTTGGGGAGACATTCGTTCTGAAGCTGAAAAGATCGCTGGATCAGTAAATATCAAACCACAGGTTGTTATTGATATGGGCCAGGTCATGTTTGGCCGCACGATGACGATGACAGCCGACGGTCCGATGGAATTCCGGCTCTATACCCTCCATCGTAACAAATGGAGCAATCATGATGTTGAGCTTGAGACCGGGTCAGGAGTTATTCCCGTTTATTATAGCCGAAAGAGTTTAGTGAACAGTATCATGTGGGCAATTGGTCTTGAACTTGCCCTTCTTATCAAAAACCCCTGGCAGTGTATGCTCACGACAGATAATCCAAATGGGGCCCCATTTGTTAAATATCCGGAGATAATTGGCCTTTTGATGTCCAATAAATATCGGGAAAAAGAACTTGGACAGGTTCATAAACTGACAACTGAACGAACATCACTCGGAACCATCGATCGCGAGCTGAGCTATGAAGATATCGCGGTAATGACTCGTTCAGGACAGGCAAAAGCTCTTGGTCTTATCGAGCAGGGAAAGGGGCACTTCAGAGAAGGATCTCTTGCAGATATTGCAATTTATCCATTAAAACCAGATCAAACAGATCCTTCCCTACAATATGAAGAGGTTATTGGAGCATTTCAGCAGACTTTGTATACATTAAAAGACGGGATTGTAGTAAGTAAGGATGGAGAGGTTATTCGGGGTGTTGCAAATCGAACATTCTGGGTACATTCTGATTTGCCTGACGACATGGATATCATGAAAAGTCCCCGGTTTGTTGAAAAATTTTCACGGTTTTACTCGGTGGATCTTGAGAATTACTTAGTGCAGGATGAATATGTCAAACGGGGTGTCGCGATAAAGACGGGTGTTGACAAATGA
- a CDS encoding formylmethanofuran dehydrogenase subunit B, with product MVDNIRHVVCPYCGCLCDDILIELTDRKISGVENACTLGAHKFLDDAGNRLKGPIMRKGDQWIDVSYEEAIDYAVQILSEADRPLLYGWSGCVTETQAIGAHLAELIGGVVDSTTSVCHGPSILAIQEVGHPGCTLGQVKNRADTIIYWGSNPIEAHPRHLSRYTNYADAYFFHNAFRERKVIVVDVRKTATAEIATEYVQLEQGGDYHVLSALRTIIRGRADIIPDMVAGVPKSQLIRVADICKQAKFGALFFGVGVTMTGGKYKNIRNAIEFVDELNRHTKWTISPMRGHSNVYGSNEVFTWISGYPFAVDYSRGIAFYNPGETTAVDILARGEADAALIMASDPGAHFPRVCSEHLAKIPTILFDPYPSATTHLCTLQIPSAVNGIDAEGTAYRMDGIPIRTRKFLDNGYPTDTSLLEQIYSRIKELKGNA from the coding sequence ATGGTAGATAATATAAGACATGTTGTCTGCCCGTATTGTGGTTGTCTTTGTGATGATATTCTCATAGAATTGACCGACAGAAAAATATCCGGCGTTGAGAATGCCTGTACATTAGGTGCCCACAAATTTTTAGATGATGCAGGAAACCGCCTAAAAGGGCCGATTATGCGAAAAGGGGATCAATGGATAGATGTCTCCTATGAAGAAGCAATCGATTACGCTGTACAAATACTATCAGAAGCAGATCGCCCCCTTCTGTATGGATGGTCCGGATGTGTGACAGAAACTCAGGCAATCGGTGCTCATCTGGCGGAACTTATCGGAGGTGTCGTTGATAGTACAACATCAGTGTGTCATGGACCCTCTATTCTGGCGATTCAAGAAGTAGGTCATCCGGGATGCACACTCGGACAGGTAAAGAACCGGGCGGATACCATAATTTATTGGGGTTCCAATCCAATCGAGGCCCACCCGAGGCATCTAAGCAGGTATACAAATTACGCAGATGCATATTTTTTTCATAACGCATTTCGTGAACGTAAGGTTATCGTAGTTGATGTCAGGAAAACTGCAACCGCAGAGATCGCAACTGAGTATGTCCAGTTAGAACAGGGTGGTGATTATCACGTCCTTTCAGCTCTTCGAACAATAATCAGGGGAAGAGCAGACATTATCCCGGATATGGTTGCAGGGGTTCCAAAAAGTCAGCTTATCAGGGTTGCAGATATCTGTAAACAAGCAAAATTTGGGGCCCTTTTCTTTGGGGTCGGTGTTACGATGACCGGGGGTAAATACAAAAATATTCGGAATGCAATCGAATTTGTTGATGAATTAAATCGTCATACGAAATGGACCATATCCCCGATGCGAGGACATTCAAATGTATACGGATCAAACGAAGTCTTCACCTGGATAAGTGGGTATCCATTTGCTGTAGATTATTCACGAGGAATCGCATTTTATAATCCTGGTGAGACAACCGCGGTGGATATCCTGGCTCGTGGAGAAGCTGATGCAGCCCTGATTATGGCAAGTGATCCTGGTGCTCATTTTCCTCGTGTGTGTTCAGAACATCTTGCAAAGATACCCACCATTCTCTTTGATCCATATCCAAGTGCAACAACCCACCTTTGTACCCTCCAGATACCATCAGCAGTCAATGGCATTGATGCAGAAGGAACAGCATACCGTATGGATGGCATTCCAATCAGAACCCGGAAATTCCTTGACAACGGCTATCCAACCGATACCTCCCTATTAGAACAGATATATAGCAGAATTAAGGAGTTGAAAGGAAATGCGTGA
- a CDS encoding 4Fe-4S dicluster domain-containing protein: MRSILSYIQHMARPEWIKTFFLAKTAPLTTPPHFREFPHLTGRECTHCFQCMMVCPAPGAIEIVRTEKPGEWKPVIHLGHCIRCGLCVEICPELVLDAGRVHTKNAQDGTYMQFQFHITVNPVTCMGCGSCTVACPVNKEIDPQLAAKGTSTSDEVIMRVYKGINTVFHEDKCTGCKTCEEQCPTRSILVARVLEPLQIEEES; the protein is encoded by the coding sequence ATGAGATCCATCCTATCATATATTCAACATATGGCCAGGCCGGAGTGGATTAAAACATTTTTCCTCGCGAAAACCGCCCCTCTGACAACTCCACCCCATTTCAGGGAATTTCCCCATCTGACTGGAAGAGAGTGTACGCATTGTTTTCAATGTATGATGGTGTGCCCGGCTCCTGGAGCAATAGAAATTGTCAGAACTGAGAAGCCTGGAGAATGGAAACCAGTGATACACCTTGGGCATTGCATCAGGTGTGGCCTGTGTGTTGAGATTTGCCCGGAACTGGTTCTTGATGCTGGACGGGTTCATACAAAAAATGCTCAGGATGGCACATACATGCAGTTCCAGTTCCACATCACGGTAAATCCGGTTACCTGCATGGGTTGTGGAAGTTGCACAGTTGCTTGCCCGGTCAACAAAGAGATAGATCCCCAACTTGCCGCCAAAGGGACAAGCACCTCAGATGAGGTCATTATGAGGGTATACAAAGGGATCAACACGGTGTTTCATGAGGACAAATGTACCGGATGCAAGACCTGTGAAGAGCAATGCCCTACCCGATCAATTCTCGTAGCACGGGTTCTTGAACCTCTCCAGATTGAGGAGGAGTCATGA
- a CDS encoding ABC transporter ATP-binding protein translates to MVTLKEYIHQLHFFVQGYEYYLIFLFTIAVIIGIIDAASIALFYPMISEGFNIQADKIPLYSIIESVSSLIPIGSTFVHIGLLFVILTATSLCLQLGYWKIAFIFQREIIIKTKTAIFSKIESNDYKFFVDSKQGDLINLFNQSPLYVQNSYDRLLSLCADLMTSFIVIVMLFVISPGGLLLVIIGGGIFYLIINSIGKNISEKLGNLQIASGQSENKVINEYISGIKPIKATHASEHWKEQYIHALKVYWDRFAEFMFIQRIPIIAINSLFYITIGVIVLLLYMFYADNFILVIPVLGTFAAGMMKILPKAMNMGTYKLELKNYLPHLMKVYGTLQEERYQKILNGSITCNEIESDIVFENVNFSYGHAKILTDVSIQIRRGEMTALVGSSGSGKSTIVNLMLRLYDPSSGKIILNGRDLKEYDINSYRDIIGYVSQDPFIFNATIRENIFFGHDYSETELIEASKLAHAHEFIMNFPDGFDTIVGDQGVTLSGGEKQRIVIARAMIRRPDLLILDEATSALDNISEAAVQEAIDQVSKECTTLVIAHRLTTIRNADKIIVIEKGKIVEEGSHDELLEIEGKYWKMYRSIQLSEKNEYFNSDYPSN, encoded by the coding sequence ATGGTTACATTAAAAGAATATATTCACCAATTGCATTTTTTTGTCCAGGGATATGAATATTATCTTATTTTTCTATTTACAATTGCAGTAATAATTGGAATAATAGATGCAGCAAGTATTGCACTCTTTTATCCGATGATTTCTGAAGGATTTAATATCCAGGCCGATAAAATACCATTATATAGCATTATTGAGAGTGTGAGTTCTCTCATTCCCATTGGATCAACTTTCGTCCATATTGGATTACTATTTGTCATATTAACGGCTACTTCTCTATGCCTTCAACTTGGATATTGGAAAATAGCATTCATATTCCAACGAGAAATTATTATTAAAACGAAAACGGCGATTTTTTCAAAAATAGAATCAAATGATTATAAATTTTTTGTTGATTCGAAACAGGGTGATTTGATAAACCTGTTTAACCAGAGTCCCCTTTATGTTCAAAACTCATACGATCGATTACTTTCTCTCTGTGCAGATTTAATGACATCTTTCATTGTAATCGTAATGCTTTTTGTTATTTCTCCCGGAGGTCTTTTACTTGTGATAATTGGGGGTGGTATTTTTTATCTGATTATCAATTCTATCGGGAAGAATATTTCAGAAAAGTTAGGAAATCTTCAGATTGCATCTGGTCAATCCGAAAATAAAGTAATCAATGAATATATTTCGGGTATTAAACCAATAAAGGCAACTCATGCATCAGAACACTGGAAGGAACAATATATTCATGCTTTGAAAGTATATTGGGATCGTTTTGCAGAATTCATGTTTATTCAGAGGATCCCGATTATTGCTATCAACTCTCTTTTCTACATAACAATTGGCGTAATTGTATTATTGCTGTACATGTTTTATGCAGACAATTTTATATTAGTTATTCCGGTCCTTGGAACTTTTGCCGCAGGAATGATGAAAATTCTTCCAAAAGCGATGAATATGGGGACGTATAAACTTGAGCTGAAAAACTATCTCCCCCACCTAATGAAAGTGTATGGTACCCTTCAAGAAGAAAGATATCAAAAAATATTAAATGGAAGTATCACATGTAACGAAATAGAATCAGATATTGTTTTTGAAAATGTAAATTTCTCCTATGGTCATGCAAAAATTCTCACAGATGTATCTATCCAAATACGAAGAGGAGAAATGACAGCTCTTGTGGGTTCTTCAGGATCAGGAAAATCAACAATCGTTAACCTGATGTTGAGGCTCTACGATCCCTCATCTGGAAAAATCATATTAAACGGGAGAGATCTAAAAGAGTATGACATCAATTCTTACCGGGACATTATTGGATATGTAAGTCAGGATCCTTTTATATTTAATGCTACAATTCGAGAGAATATTTTTTTTGGGCATGATTATTCTGAAACGGAATTAATTGAAGCCTCAAAACTTGCTCATGCTCATGAATTTATTATGAATTTTCCGGATGGATTCGATACAATTGTTGGGGACCAGGGAGTTACCTTATCTGGTGGGGAGAAACAGCGGATAGTAATAGCCCGGGCTATGATCAGAAGACCAGATTTGTTAATTCTTGATGAGGCAACAAGTGCACTGGATAATATTTCTGAAGCAGCAGTTCAGGAAGCAATTGATCAGGTTTCGAAAGAGTGTACGACTCTTGTGATTGCTCATCGATTGACAACAATAAGAAACGCCGATAAAATTATTGTAATTGAGAAGGGGAAGATAGTAGAAGAAGGAAGCCATGATGAATTGTTGGAAATAGAAGGAAAATATTGGAAAATGTATCGAAGTATTCAACTATCTGAAAAAAATGAATATTTTAATTCTGATTATCCCTCAAATTAA
- a CDS encoding glycosyltransferase, translating into MNDLLLSEFQKADLFVLNSNLETFGCVVIEAISCGCPVISTRCGGPEDIITEENGILVDVGNDDQLCNAMNYCLDNLSSYEPQKMHEYVNKKYGFDSIGVQFRDVYNEALQTKT; encoded by the coding sequence TTGAATGATTTATTACTGTCAGAATTCCAAAAAGCAGATCTATTTGTCTTAAATAGCAATTTAGAGACATTTGGTTGTGTTGTTATCGAAGCAATATCGTGTGGTTGTCCTGTAATTTCCACTCGCTGTGGTGGTCCTGAAGACATTATTACAGAAGAAAATGGGATTTTAGTAGATGTTGGGAATGATGATCAATTATGTAATGCGATGAATTATTGTTTAGACAATCTGTCTTCCTACGAACCACAGAAAATGCATGAATATGTAAATAAAAAGTATGGGTTTGATAGTATAGGGGTGCAATTTCGAGATGTATATAATGAAGCTTTACAGACAAAAACCTGA